A genomic region of Marinobacter sp. NP-4(2019) contains the following coding sequences:
- a CDS encoding LemA family protein: MGTTIIGLIVIAVAVFYLVYIYNQLVSLRNQFKNGFAQIDVQLQRRHDLIPNLVESTKAYMAHESNTLTAVMEARNNAVSAQKDAASDPGESTRMQRLGSAENLLTKALANFYAVSENYPELKANETVQQLMEELSSTENRVAFARQAYNDGVMGYNIFREQFPNNVIAGLFAFKPTAQLELESPEARRAPKVAF; this comes from the coding sequence ATGGGAACCACCATCATTGGATTAATCGTTATTGCGGTTGCAGTATTCTATCTGGTGTACATCTATAACCAGTTGGTGTCTCTTCGTAATCAGTTCAAGAACGGGTTTGCCCAGATTGATGTGCAGCTTCAGCGCCGCCATGATCTGATCCCCAATCTGGTGGAGTCCACCAAAGCCTACATGGCACATGAAAGCAATACACTGACGGCCGTGATGGAAGCCCGCAACAATGCGGTCAGCGCCCAGAAAGACGCCGCCAGCGACCCCGGCGAAAGCACCCGTATGCAACGGCTGGGTTCGGCGGAAAATCTGCTGACCAAGGCCCTGGCCAACTTCTACGCCGTCTCCGAGAACTACCCGGAGCTGAAAGCCAACGAGACCGTCCAACAACTGATGGAAGAGCTGTCCAGCACGGAGAACCGGGTGGCCTTTGCCCGCCAGGCCTACAACGACGGAGTGATGGGTTACAACATCTTCCGGGAGCAGTTCCCCAACAACGTGATCGCCGGACTGTTCGCCTTCAAGCCAACAGCCCAGCTTGAACTCGAATCTCCCGAGGCCCGCCGGGCGCCCAAAGTGGCCTTCTGA
- a CDS encoding M48 family metallopeptidase — MAHPGFFQRQASARRNTTLLVALFLIAVILITLAVCLVGYFVTRSESSGLAFQNWLLSRHGAMTAGTVIILIVLGSLIRWVDLAGGGERVAKMVGAREIDPDTRDAGERKLRNIVEEMAIASGVNVPQLYVMDHETGINAFVAGYTPGEAVMVVTHGALTQLSRDELQGVVGHEFSHILNGDMRLNVRLIAILAGILMLGQIGGFLVRASFHRSTYSSRSRDGRGQAAMGLIGLALLVIGYIGVFFGRLIQAAVSRQRETLADASAVQFTRNPEGIAGALFKIGLKGGYLDTTSHASDMNHMCFGESARMKLSSLLASHPPVEDRIQAIQPGMLARLRSRFRDTEPSTDLPRSQPTTRPANISGFAGMQQSSGKPAAGFSGSVGTVTSGGEDYAVALLAQIPQTFRNLLYTRAGAVQLCYALLIHTLPRNEQDNALAQIARHPLLSPQRDILDKLLPAVERLGAAIRFPALELAMPALRKLDPEERDGLHTAVRQLIGTDRKVTLFELAMSSFLKRHLMPESARVVPVRYRSYKAVLPALKCLMSLQARAGARIGDEAENLYQEAMAGFASQSEAGTLQTRVSLKELQQALATLNQLSPLLKPAIIDAAGHCVTHDGRVDVTEYEMMRLVADQLDCPMPPLPA; from the coding sequence ATGGCTCATCCCGGTTTTTTCCAGCGCCAGGCCAGTGCCCGGCGCAATACCACACTGCTGGTTGCCCTGTTCCTGATCGCCGTAATCCTCATCACTCTGGCGGTCTGCCTTGTGGGCTACTTTGTCACCCGCAGCGAGTCGTCCGGACTGGCGTTCCAGAATTGGCTACTCAGCCGTCATGGCGCGATGACGGCCGGCACGGTGATCATCCTGATCGTCCTGGGTTCACTGATACGTTGGGTGGACCTGGCCGGCGGTGGCGAACGCGTGGCTAAGATGGTCGGCGCTCGCGAAATTGATCCGGACACCCGGGATGCCGGTGAACGCAAATTGCGAAACATCGTCGAAGAAATGGCCATCGCCAGCGGGGTTAACGTACCTCAGCTATACGTCATGGATCATGAGACCGGCATCAACGCCTTTGTCGCCGGCTACACACCGGGCGAGGCCGTGATGGTGGTCACCCACGGAGCACTGACCCAGCTTAGCCGGGACGAGCTTCAGGGTGTGGTGGGGCACGAGTTCAGTCACATCCTCAATGGCGACATGCGACTGAACGTGAGGCTGATTGCCATCCTGGCCGGCATCCTGATGCTGGGCCAGATCGGTGGTTTCCTGGTCCGCGCTTCATTCCACCGCTCAACCTATTCCTCCCGGTCACGGGATGGCCGCGGGCAGGCTGCCATGGGCCTGATTGGTCTCGCGCTGCTGGTGATCGGTTACATCGGTGTGTTTTTCGGACGATTGATCCAGGCCGCTGTCTCCCGCCAGCGGGAGACTCTTGCGGATGCCTCTGCGGTCCAGTTCACCCGTAACCCGGAAGGCATAGCCGGCGCGTTATTCAAGATCGGGCTGAAAGGAGGTTATCTGGACACCACCAGCCATGCCAGCGATATGAACCACATGTGTTTTGGTGAAAGTGCCCGCATGAAACTGTCATCGCTGCTGGCATCGCATCCGCCGGTGGAGGACCGCATCCAGGCCATCCAACCCGGCATGCTGGCGCGCCTGCGCAGCCGCTTCAGGGATACCGAACCTTCAACAGATCTGCCCCGCAGCCAGCCAACAACACGCCCTGCCAATATCTCCGGCTTTGCCGGTATGCAACAGAGTTCCGGAAAACCGGCAGCCGGATTCTCCGGCAGTGTGGGCACCGTAACCAGTGGCGGCGAAGACTACGCCGTCGCCCTGCTCGCGCAGATTCCCCAGACCTTCCGCAACCTGCTCTACACCCGCGCCGGCGCTGTCCAGCTCTGCTACGCCCTGCTGATTCACACCCTGCCCCGTAACGAGCAGGACAACGCACTGGCGCAGATTGCCCGCCACCCGTTACTCAGCCCCCAACGGGACATTCTGGACAAGCTGCTGCCCGCCGTCGAACGACTCGGCGCCGCGATCCGTTTCCCCGCACTGGAACTGGCCATGCCGGCATTACGGAAACTCGATCCGGAAGAGAGGGATGGACTTCATACCGCCGTACGACAGCTGATTGGTACCGACCGGAAAGTCACCCTGTTTGAATTGGCCATGAGCAGCTTCCTAAAACGCCATCTAATGCCTGAGTCCGCGCGGGTGGTGCCAGTACGGTACCGCAGTTATAAAGCCGTGCTACCTGCGCTGAAGTGCCTTATGAGCCTGCAAGCCAGGGCAGGTGCCCGCATCGGAGACGAAGCGGAGAATCTATACCAGGAAGCCATGGCCGGTTTTGCCAGCCAAAGCGAAGCAGGAACGCTACAGACAAGGGTATCGCTAAAAGAGCTACAGCAGGCACTGGCAACCCTGAACCAGCTCTCTCCCCTGCTGAAGCCGGCCATCATCGATGCAGCCGGCCACTGTGTGACCCACGACGGCCGAGTGGATGTCACAGAATATGAAATGATGAGACTGGTGGCGGATCAGTTGGATTGCCCGATGCCGCCACTGCCAGCCTGA
- the gspD gene encoding type II secretion system secretin GspD: MYNHKTNLFRAIALVLLMPLMSLAYGQEETWRLNLKDADIRAFVTQVADITGYSFVVDPRVKGKVTVLSSAPMNKDEIYDLFLAVLQVHGFTAIPGEEVIKVVQQVDAKQSAESLERFTETPSEQLITRVIQIDNANALELVPILRPLVAKYGHLAGVAAANALIVSDHSANIRRIEQIVRELDSPSKYEVEVIQLKEAWVGDLVELLKELAPDELGQANGERVARKYSVTADERSNRLILRGDETFRDKMRGLIRKLDQPSASGGTIKVIRLKHADAADLSELLKGVMGELAEETAGGGSGSAQSGARRSTGFSVFADEGLNALVVRGEPSMMQEAEQVVAQLDVRRAQVMIEAAIVEISDELGQDLGVQVAVGDESGESTPVAGTNFGNVGRSLGDVLGAIVNDSIIAPATGGITVGAGERDEDGLSWGVLLQALSTSAAANLLSTPSIITLDNQESEIIVGQNVPFRTGQSTVTGDGTTNPFTTIERRDIGLTLKVTPTISADGLVRLVVEQTTEDIAESVADASDIVTSKREIKTTVLADDGETIVLGGLMKDDLQINRSKVPLLGDIPLLGRLFSSESERRIKRNLLVFLRPKILLDKADSVAMTSEKYNGLWEVNLGVRKKLGLPEPEQRPDIDILFNPGPDRIQ, encoded by the coding sequence ATGTATAACCATAAGACAAATCTGTTTCGGGCCATCGCACTGGTCCTCCTGATGCCCCTGATGTCCCTTGCCTATGGACAGGAAGAGACCTGGCGCCTGAACCTCAAGGACGCGGATATCCGGGCGTTTGTCACCCAGGTGGCGGATATTACAGGCTACAGTTTTGTGGTGGATCCCAGGGTCAAGGGCAAGGTGACGGTGTTGTCCAGTGCGCCCATGAACAAGGACGAAATCTACGACCTGTTCCTGGCGGTATTGCAGGTGCATGGCTTTACCGCAATCCCGGGGGAAGAGGTGATCAAGGTGGTCCAGCAGGTGGACGCCAAGCAGTCGGCTGAATCCCTGGAGCGCTTCACCGAAACCCCCTCCGAACAACTGATTACCCGGGTCATCCAGATTGATAATGCCAACGCCCTGGAACTGGTACCCATCCTGCGGCCCCTGGTCGCAAAATATGGTCACCTGGCGGGCGTGGCGGCTGCCAATGCCCTGATAGTGAGTGACCATTCCGCGAACATCCGTCGCATTGAGCAGATTGTTCGGGAACTGGATAGCCCCTCCAAGTACGAAGTGGAAGTGATCCAGTTGAAAGAGGCCTGGGTCGGTGACCTGGTGGAACTGCTCAAGGAACTGGCGCCCGATGAGTTGGGGCAGGCCAACGGTGAGCGTGTTGCCCGCAAGTACAGTGTCACTGCCGACGAGCGCAGCAACCGCCTTATTCTGCGGGGCGATGAAACCTTCCGTGACAAGATGCGGGGCCTGATTCGTAAGCTGGACCAGCCTTCTGCCAGTGGCGGCACAATTAAAGTGATACGCCTGAAGCATGCCGACGCCGCGGACCTTTCCGAACTGCTCAAAGGCGTGATGGGTGAGCTTGCCGAGGAAACAGCCGGGGGAGGTTCTGGTTCCGCCCAGTCTGGCGCTCGTCGCAGTACCGGTTTTTCCGTGTTTGCCGATGAAGGGCTGAATGCCCTGGTCGTCCGCGGTGAGCCTTCCATGATGCAGGAAGCGGAACAGGTTGTGGCGCAGTTAGACGTGCGTCGGGCCCAGGTCATGATCGAGGCGGCCATTGTCGAAATCAGTGACGAACTGGGCCAGGACCTGGGTGTTCAGGTAGCCGTGGGCGATGAGTCTGGCGAGTCGACGCCGGTTGCCGGTACCAATTTTGGCAACGTGGGTCGTAGCCTGGGCGATGTGCTGGGTGCGATTGTTAACGACTCCATCATTGCGCCTGCCACCGGCGGTATTACTGTGGGTGCGGGTGAGCGGGATGAGGACGGCTTGAGCTGGGGTGTTCTGCTGCAGGCGCTGTCGACCTCCGCGGCGGCCAACCTACTGTCGACACCCAGTATCATCACCTTGGATAACCAGGAATCAGAGATTATCGTCGGCCAGAATGTGCCCTTCAGAACCGGCCAGTCCACAGTCACCGGTGATGGCACCACCAACCCCTTTACCACTATTGAGCGCCGCGACATCGGTCTGACCCTGAAAGTCACGCCGACCATCAGCGCCGACGGCCTGGTGCGCCTGGTGGTGGAGCAGACCACCGAAGATATCGCGGAAAGTGTCGCGGACGCCTCGGATATTGTAACCAGCAAGCGTGAGATCAAAACCACGGTGTTGGCGGATGATGGCGAAACCATCGTGCTCGGTGGCCTGATGAAGGATGATCTGCAAATCAACCGCAGCAAGGTGCCCCTGCTGGGTGATATCCCGTTGCTTGGCCGGTTGTTCTCCTCGGAGTCCGAGCGCCGCATCAAGCGCAACCTGCTGGTGTTCCTGCGCCCGAAGATCCTTTTGGACAAGGCCGACTCCGTGGCTATGACGTCCGAGAAGTATAACGGTTTGTGGGAAGTGAACCTGGGTGTACGAAAGAAACTCGGGTTGCCTGAACCTGAACAGCGGCCTGATATCGATATCCTGTTCAACCCCGGCCCGGATCGGATCCAGTAA
- a CDS encoding type II secretion system protein N has translation MAALSFERQARIARLLANLVLVALVVYSGITLARVTWLVLWNEPVVVSAGVDGVGRDGRQASLNTPISSYELFGRPQGEERVAEVIRRSAPETGLKLRLEGVLLAERPEDSGAIVAGSNGETEHYRVGDALPGNAELAEVEEGRILIRRNGRYESLAFEEQVSSDSLVAEEPPEAAESSPDEFIANARDQLESQGAAALAAYGLSPADESGAGGYVYDGSNAMLNAVNLQAGDVITAINGQRLGDIEQDKALLDSWRTEPQLEIEIERDGSTLTVSYAIPEQWR, from the coding sequence ATGGCGGCGCTCTCATTTGAACGGCAAGCCCGTATCGCCAGATTGCTGGCCAACCTGGTTCTGGTGGCCTTGGTGGTGTACAGCGGTATAACCCTGGCACGGGTCACCTGGCTGGTACTCTGGAATGAACCGGTGGTTGTCAGTGCCGGAGTGGATGGTGTGGGGCGCGATGGTCGGCAAGCGTCCCTGAATACGCCGATATCCAGTTACGAGCTGTTCGGTCGCCCCCAGGGGGAGGAGCGGGTGGCTGAGGTAATTCGTCGTTCAGCGCCGGAGACCGGCCTGAAATTACGGCTGGAAGGGGTGTTGCTGGCGGAGCGCCCGGAAGACTCAGGTGCTATAGTTGCTGGAAGTAACGGCGAAACCGAACATTATCGGGTGGGTGACGCGCTCCCGGGGAACGCCGAATTGGCAGAAGTGGAAGAGGGCCGTATCCTGATCCGCCGAAACGGGCGGTATGAATCCCTGGCCTTTGAAGAGCAGGTCAGCAGTGATTCGCTGGTTGCGGAGGAGCCACCGGAAGCGGCAGAATCGTCTCCCGACGAGTTTATCGCCAACGCTCGGGATCAGTTGGAAAGTCAGGGCGCGGCGGCACTGGCAGCCTACGGACTGTCACCCGCGGATGAATCCGGCGCGGGAGGCTATGTGTATGACGGTTCCAATGCCATGCTCAATGCCGTCAATCTGCAAGCCGGAGACGTGATAACCGCCATTAATGGACAGCGTCTGGGTGATATTGAACAGGACAAAGCGTTGTTGGACAGTTGGCGCACGGAGCCTCAGCTGGAAATTGAAATTGAACGGGACGGTTCCACCCTGACCGTGAGTTATGCCATACCCGAGCAGTGGCGCTGA
- the gspN gene encoding type II secretion system protein N: MSESATASFIRPGKVVLLLLIGLLVYGVALVIWIPAGWVWRQASPHITLPPQVQVQQVSGTVWHGVAGVVVAGYPVRASWELDWPSVTSMQWPLQVSVATSQSQLNGDVVVGWPGNVNLDARGRVAVSEFEDLIRQSGGAMIEGDVTIDRLRVVWEDNRLADARGYGRWGGGPVTWPMGNQTGRADFPPMEANLDTTGNGIALTVQEQGGQGPAADASIQWNGMMELRVYKRMIDLADQPWSGSAQPDDVVFRVRQPLLPGGF, from the coding sequence ATGTCTGAATCCGCAACCGCATCTTTTATTCGCCCCGGCAAAGTCGTGTTGCTTTTGCTGATCGGGCTGCTTGTCTATGGGGTGGCACTGGTTATCTGGATACCTGCCGGATGGGTCTGGCGTCAGGCATCGCCCCACATTACGCTTCCTCCCCAGGTGCAGGTACAGCAGGTGTCTGGTACTGTCTGGCATGGTGTCGCCGGTGTGGTTGTTGCCGGGTACCCGGTTCGTGCCAGTTGGGAGCTGGACTGGCCTTCGGTTACCTCCATGCAATGGCCATTGCAGGTATCAGTTGCCACGTCGCAGTCGCAACTGAACGGTGATGTCGTTGTCGGCTGGCCGGGCAATGTGAATCTGGATGCGCGAGGCCGGGTGGCCGTCTCGGAATTTGAGGATCTGATTCGCCAGAGTGGCGGCGCCATGATTGAAGGCGATGTCACGATTGACCGCCTGCGGGTTGTCTGGGAGGACAATCGCCTGGCGGATGCCCGGGGCTATGGCCGCTGGGGCGGCGGGCCAGTCACCTGGCCAATGGGAAATCAGACGGGACGGGCCGACTTTCCACCGATGGAGGCGAACCTGGATACGACGGGCAACGGCATAGCCCTGACCGTACAGGAGCAGGGTGGTCAGGGACCGGCTGCGGACGCCAGCATTCAGTGGAACGGAATGATGGAGTTGCGCGTGTACAAGCGCATGATTGATCTGGCGGACCAGCCCTGGTCGGGTTCGGCTCAGCCCGACGATGTCGTGTTCCGTGTCCGGCAGCCGTTGCTGCCCGGAGGGTTCTGA
- the groL gene encoding chaperonin GroEL (60 kDa chaperone family; promotes refolding of misfolded polypeptides especially under stressful conditions; forms two stacked rings of heptamers to form a barrel-shaped 14mer; ends can be capped by GroES; misfolded proteins enter the barrel where they are refolded when GroES binds), whose amino-acid sequence MAAKDVRFGDSARKRMVEGVNILADAVKVTLGPKGRNVVLEKSFGAPTVTKDGVSVAKEIELHDKFENMGAQMVKEVASQTNDSAGDGTTTATVLAQAIVREGIKAVSAGMNPMDLKRGIDKGTIAAVQAIRDLAKPCDDNRNIAQVGTISANGDESIGKIIADAMERVGKEGVITVEEGRGLEDELDVVEGMQFDRGYLSPYFINNQDNMSVELEDPYILLVDKKVSNIRELLPVLEAVAKAGKPLMIIAEDIEGEALATLVVNNMRGIVKVAAVKAPGFGDRRKEMLQDIAILTGGTVISEEVGLTLENTTLDDLGTAKRINITKENTTVINGAGAEADIEARVEQIRKQIEDSSSDYDKEKLQERVAKLAGGVAVVKIGAGSEVEMKEKKARVEDALHSTRAAVEEGVVAGGGVTLIRAIAALDKVDAINEEQKAGVNILRRAMEAPLRQIVQNAGGEPSVVVNNIRAGEGSYGYNAATEEYGDMLEMGILDPAKVTRSALQAAASVASLIITTEAMVADEPEDEKAGGGMPDMGGMGGMGGMGGMM is encoded by the coding sequence ACAGCGCGCGCAAGCGCATGGTTGAAGGCGTTAACATCCTGGCGGACGCGGTCAAGGTAACGCTGGGCCCGAAAGGCCGCAATGTGGTTCTGGAAAAGTCCTTTGGCGCGCCGACCGTCACTAAAGACGGTGTGTCCGTAGCCAAGGAAATCGAACTGCATGACAAGTTCGAGAACATGGGCGCCCAGATGGTCAAGGAAGTGGCTTCCCAGACTAATGACAGCGCCGGTGACGGTACTACCACTGCGACTGTTCTGGCTCAGGCGATTGTTCGCGAAGGTATCAAGGCGGTCTCTGCGGGCATGAACCCGATGGATCTGAAGCGCGGCATCGACAAGGGCACCATCGCAGCCGTTCAGGCCATTCGTGATCTGGCCAAGCCGTGTGATGACAACCGCAACATCGCCCAGGTGGGCACCATCTCCGCCAACGGCGACGAGAGCATCGGCAAGATCATCGCCGACGCCATGGAGCGTGTGGGCAAGGAAGGTGTTATCACCGTTGAGGAAGGCCGCGGCCTGGAAGACGAACTGGACGTGGTTGAAGGTATGCAGTTCGACCGCGGCTACCTGTCTCCGTACTTCATCAACAACCAGGACAACATGTCCGTAGAGTTGGAAGACCCGTACATCCTGCTGGTTGACAAGAAAGTTTCCAACATCCGTGAGCTGCTCCCGGTGCTGGAAGCCGTCGCCAAGGCTGGCAAGCCGCTGATGATCATCGCCGAGGACATCGAAGGCGAAGCGCTGGCCACACTGGTGGTCAACAACATGCGCGGTATCGTCAAGGTTGCCGCTGTGAAGGCGCCTGGCTTTGGTGATCGTCGTAAGGAAATGCTGCAGGATATCGCCATCCTGACCGGTGGTACCGTGATTTCCGAAGAAGTGGGTCTGACTCTGGAGAACACTACTCTGGACGACCTGGGTACTGCCAAGCGCATCAATATCACCAAGGAAAACACCACGGTGATCAACGGCGCCGGCGCTGAAGCGGACATTGAAGCTCGCGTTGAGCAGATCCGCAAGCAGATCGAAGACAGCTCTTCCGATTACGACAAGGAGAAGCTGCAGGAGCGCGTGGCCAAGCTGGCTGGCGGTGTTGCCGTGGTCAAGATTGGCGCTGGCTCCGAAGTGGAAATGAAGGAGAAGAAGGCCCGCGTTGAAGACGCACTGCACTCGACCCGCGCTGCGGTAGAGGAAGGTGTTGTTGCCGGTGGTGGTGTTACCCTGATCCGTGCCATTGCGGCGCTGGACAAGGTTGATGCTATCAACGAGGAGCAGAAAGCGGGTGTCAACATCCTGCGTCGTGCGATGGAAGCGCCGCTGCGCCAGATCGTACAGAACGCCGGTGGCGAGCCTTCTGTTGTCGTCAACAACATTCGTGCGGGCGAGGGCAGCTACGGCTATAACGCCGCCACGGAAGAGTATGGCGACATGCTGGAAATGGGTATCCTGGATCCCGCCAAGGTGACCCGCTCCGCGCTGCAGGCTGCGGCTTCCGTTGCTTCCCTGATTATCACCACCGAAGCCATGGTGGCGGATGAGCCGGAAGACGAGAAAGCCGGCGGCGGCATGCCGGACATGGGTGGCATGGGCGGAATGGGAGGCATGGGCGGCATGATGTAA